One genomic window of Monodelphis domestica isolate mMonDom1 chromosome 1, mMonDom1.pri, whole genome shotgun sequence includes the following:
- the FAM83C gene encoding protein FAM83C yields the protein MFGGPGALRGRVEELKRPWWRETLPLVLRHSEAARLAADALLEHGEAAYLRVIAEERELPFLSALDLDYMTHHARGGPEIGNSGEREDRDGKPGLQTSGPADRLSLISQATSGTYFPAATDAEPPALDLGWPEIPQATGFSPTQAVVHFQRDKAKNIKDLLRFLFSQARTVVAVVMDVFTDMELLCDLMEASGRRAVPVYLLLAQDNLHHFLEMCYKMDLTGSHLPNMRVRSICGDTYCSKAGRRFTGQALEKFIIIDCEQVVAGSYSFTWLCSQVHTSLVLQLRGRIVEDFDREFRCMFAESQAVEGFSGGEEDILVPRAPRLPPPALVFESGLPSSPSTSPIGPSLGSVKCSPLTSSSYCGLPGGGGMGFSGFVASGSPGPGRRQASGPFPLHRRLSDSSHSPTAAYRPSLGTLGTAPWAQSSPALNQEGLGLGLGQGLGPVTGPGIGNPLFSRQLHLVSLPRLPENGLIHSQEPSLPRGLCGIPILVPEASQKPSQEKKLSPPSHNYGRLDLLPRGSQTPGSGSPGSGDHAKIIDQPVEQRRPTLGQLDLVAKYGPFRIEGTGPVRISTPDSMGRAKVASEDEKRMTLGHSKLDLITKYHKLQGIRRSPDSGVAGIPSGTSPRESVVSSVPIVPNPQEPGVSNVPGPRASCIPEGTRNHTPGEEKRLTLGHSKLDLITKYNKSKFRLIRSRFET from the exons ATGTTTGGGGGCCCGGGAGCCCTTCGGGGCCGAGTAGAGGAACTCAAGCGGCCCTGGTGGCGGGAAACCCTGCCCCTGGTCCTAAGACACAGTGAAGCTGCCCGGCTGGCTGCAGATGCCCTCTTGGAACATGGGGAGGCTGCCTATCTTCGAGTCATCGCTGAGGAGCGGGAACTGCCCTTCCTTTCTGCCCTGGACCTTGACTATATGACCCATCATGCCCGTGGAGGCCCTGAAATTGGCAACAGTGgtgagagagaggatagagatgGCAAGCCAGGCCTCCAGACCTCAGGCCCTGCTGACCGGCTCAGCCTCATCTCTCAGGCCACCTCTGGCACCTACTTCCCAGCAGCAACAGATGCTGAGCCACCTGCCTTGGACCTGGGCTGGCCCGAGATACCCCAGGCCACAGGCTTTAGCCCCACACAAGCTGTTGTCCACTTCCAGAGGGACAAAGCCAAGAACATCAAAGACTTACTGCGCTTTCTCTTCAGCCAAGCCCGCACG gtTGTGGCTGTGGTAATGGATGTGTTCACAGACATGGAGCTGCTCTGTGATTTGATGGAGGCTTCAGGCCGCCGTGCTGTGCCTGTCTACCTATTGCTAGCTCAGGACAACTTGCACCACTTCCTGGAGATGTGCTACAAGATGGATCTTACTGGGAGCCACCTGCCG AATATGCGTGTGCGGAGCATTTGTGGGGATACCTACTGCAGCAAGGCAGGACGACGCTTCACAGGGCAGGCACTGGAAAAATTTATCATCATCGACTGTGAGCAGGTGGTGGCTGGGAGCTACAG CTTCACATGGCTCTGCAGCCAAGTTCACACAAGCCTTGTGCTGCAGCTTCGAGGCCGAATTGTTGAGGATTTTGACCGAGAGTTCCGCTGCATGTTTGCTGAGTCTCAGGCCGTGGAGGGCTTCTCTGGTGGGGAGGAGGATATTTTAGTTCCTCGAGCACCCCGCCTACCCCCACCTGCCCTGGTTTTTGAGTCGGGCCTCCCCAGTTCACCTTCTACCTCACCAATTGGTCCTAGCCTTGGCAGTGTCAAGTGTTCCCCACTTACAAGCTCTTCCTACTGTGGATTGCCTGGAGGTGGGGGCATGGGCTTCAGTGGCTTTGTGGCCTCTGGTTCCCCTGGTCCTGGCCGGCGCCAAGCTAGCGGCCCCTTTCCCCTGCACCGGCGATTATCAGACTCCAGCCATAGTCCAACTGCAGCCTATCGACCCAGCCTAGGCACATTGGGGACAGCTCCCTGGGCTCAGTCATCCCCAGCTCTCAATCAGGAAGGACTTGGGCTGGGACTTGGGCAGGGGCTAGGACCAGTAACAGGACCAGGGATAGGGAACCCTCTGTTTTCCCGCCAGTTGCATCTTGTATCCCTTCCTCGACTTCCAGAGAATGGGCTCATCCATAGCCAGGAGCCCAGTCTACCCAGGGGCCTATGTGGAATACCTATTCTAGTCCCAGAAGCAAGTCAGAAGCCATCACAGGAAAAGAAGTTATCCCCTCCCAGTCACAACTATGGACGACTAGACCTCCTCCCCAGGGGTTCTCAGACACCCGGTTCTGGGAGCCCAGGCTCTGGAGATCATGCCAAGATCATTGACCAGCCTGTGGAACAGAGGCGGCCAACTCTGGGCCAGCTGGACCTTGTGGCTAAATATGGTCCATTCCGGATTGAGGGGACAGGGCCAGTCAGAATCTCTACCCCAGACTCCATGGGCAGGGCCAAGGTAGCTTCTGAGGATGAGAAGCGGATGACCTTAGGCCACAGCAAGTTGGACCTCATCACCAAATACCACAAGCTACAGGGGATAAGGAGGAGTCCAGACTCAGGTGTTGCTGGCATCCCCAGTGGCACTAGCCCACGGGAATCTGTTGTTTCTAGTGTACCTATTGTCCCTAACCCACAGGAACCTGGTGTCTCCAATGTTCCTGGCCCACGAGCATCCTGCATCCCTGAAGGCACCCGGAATCATACTCCTGGGGAGGAGAAACGTCTGACTCTGGGTCATAGCAAGCTAGATCTCATCACTAAATATAACAAGTCTAAATTTAGACTGATTCGAAGCCGCTTTGAGACCTAA